CCGCGAAGCTGATCAGGTCGGGGCGCATCGCCAGCGCGGCGGGCACCTGGTCGGCCACCACCTGCGGGAAGAGCCTGCCCCGGACGGCGAGGTTGGCGTACCGGAAGTCGGGGCCGGCCTCGACGGCGAGCCGGGTGGCCACCAGGTCCGCCCAACCCCGGTAGGTGCCGTCCGGGTACGCGTCGTCCATGCCCTCGGTGAAGCTGTCGCCCACCGCCACGAAGCTGCGCCAGCGCACGTCGTTCCTCCGAACATCCGGCGTATGTGCCCGGCCAGTCTCGCACCAGCCGTCTGCGCCCCGGGCCCTGCCTACTGACGAAGTGCGCAACGCCATCAGCGAAGCCCCGACGAACTACGCTTCCAGGCTGCAAGCAGAAGCAGTCTTTCGTAGGTTTTTGACGATATGGAGGCTATGATGCGGCAGGTATGACGGGAGAACCATGCTGATCCGCTTCGAGGCTGCGAACTTCCGCTCGATCCTCGCCCCGGTCGAGTTGTCGATGGTCGCAATCGACAAGGACCGGACAGAGGCCCGTCCCGTCCCCAACATCAACGAGAGCCTGCTGCCGGTCGCCGCGGTCTTCGGCCCCAACGCCTCCGGCAAGTCCAACGTCATCGCAGCCATGACCTGGCTGCGGAACGCTGTCTGGGAGTCGCTCCGCTTCTGGGACGATGCCATTCCCGTCGAGCCCTTCGCCTTCTCGGAGGGCCGTGGGCACGCTGCGGAGTTCACACTCGAGGCGGTCATCGGCGGGGTTCGCTTCGAGTACGTCGTCGAGGTCGACCGGGACGCGGTGCGTTACGAGGCGCTCTTCCACTACCCCGAGAAGAAGCGCCGACGGGTGTTCGAACGAGAAGCGACGAACCTGACGCTTCAGCGTGGGCTCGGCAGTCTGTCCGGCACTCGCGAGTTGTTGACCGACCGTTCCCTGGTGCTCTCCATCGCACGCAGGTTCGGCGAGCCGCTCGTGTCGGACTTCGCTCGCTACGTCCTGTCGATTCAGACGTTCGGGCAGCGGGTCAACCACCGTTTCCTGGGTGCGGCGGCAGCCGGTGCGTCGACTCGTCGTTGGTTCGAGGAACCCAAGCGAATGGAGCAACCCGTCCTGCCGGGGTTCAGCGACCCACACGACGAGTTCGTCGCCGATCGCGCCCAGGCCCTGGCTCTCCTACGGATGGCCGACCTCGGCATCGACGACGTAGTGATCGACGAACCGGAGACGGCCTTCTCTGGCGTCGAGGAAACCGGGCGCAGCCGGAGACAGCGGAGAATTCGTCTCGTACACAGCACCACCACCGAGAAGATCCCATTCGACTTCTCCGCCGAGTCCGAAGGAACCCGCACCTGGTTCCACCTCATCGGGCCCATCCTGAGTGCGTTGAAGTCCGGGTCTCTCCTCCTGTTCGACGAGTTGGACGCCAGCCTCCACCCCACGCTGTCGGCACAGGTGATCAGCCTGTTCGGTGACCCGGTGACGAATCCGTCCGGGGCGCAACTGGTCTTCACCTCACACGACACGAGCCTGCTCAACCACCTGAACAGGGACGAGGTGTGGCTCACCGAGAAGGGTGCGGACGGTTCGACGCGCCTCGGCGCGCTCGCCGAGTTCGCCGGCGAGCGCGTGCGCCGGTCGCAGAACCTGGAGAAGGCGTACCTTCACGGAAGGTTCGGTGCTCTTCCCGATGTCGACAGGACCGAGGTCCTCCGCGCACTCGGCCTGATCGGCTGAGCGGGTGTCGACAAGAAGAACCCGGGCCAAGGACCTGCGACGGCCGGTTGCCCGACGGCCCGAGCGCAGGACGATCGTCGTCTTCTGCGAAGGTGAGGCCTCGGAGCCCGATTACCTCAACGCGCTCAAGCGGCTGCCAGAGGTACGCGACAACACCGCCATCAGCATCGAGGTCGACCCGAGACAGGGGGCGCCGATCACGCTCGTCCAGCGAGCCATGGCTCGTGCCGAAGACGACGAGGTGGACGAGTGCTGGTGCGTCTTCGACGTCGAATGGCCGCAGAACCACCCACGGCTCGCAGAGGCGGTCCAGCTCGCCACCCGGCACGGAATCCGACTCGCGATATCGAATCCCTGCTTCGAGCTGTGGCTGATCCTCCACTTCACCGACCAGACGGCCTTCCTGACCACGACCGAGGCGGAACGGCGGAGCCGGAAGCTCGACGGCCGGCCTGGCAAACGGATTGACGGACCACGCTACGCGGAACTGAGGAAAGTGGCCGCGCGTCGAGCTGCGACTCTCGATCGACGCCATGCTGCGAATCAGACCCGTTTCCCCGCCGACAATCCTTCGTCGACCATGTACGAACTGCTCATGGCAATCGAGCCCGATCTCGGCAGCCGCTGACGCCCGGACCACCAGGCATCCCGGCAAATAGATCGTGGGCCCTCTGCCGAAGCCCTACGCTGCGCCCATGATGTTGCGGATGTCGACGCTGCTGCTGCGGACCCTGCGGGAGGACCCGGCGGAGGCGGAGGTGCCGAGCCACCGGCTCCTGCTGCGCGCCGGGTACGTCCGCCGGGCCGCCCCGGGCGGCTACACCTGGCTGCCGCTGGGCAAGCTCGTGCTGGATCGGGTCACCGAGGTCGTCCGGGCCGAGATGACCGCGATCGGCGGTCAGGAGGTGCACTTCCCGGCGCTGCTGCCGGCCGAGCCGTACCGGGTCAGCGGACGGTGGACGGAGTACGGCGACGACATCTTCACCCTCGCCGACAGGCGCGGGGCGGAGCACCTGCTCGGGCCGACCCACGAGGAGTTGGCCGCGCTGCTGGTGAAGGACCTGTTCACCTCGTACCGGGACTTTCCGGTGACGTTGTTCCAGGTACAGACCAAGTTCCGCGACGAGGCCCGACCCCGGGCCGGTCTGCTGCGGGGACGCGAGTTCCTGATGAAGGACGCCTACTCGTTCGACCTGGACGAGGCCGGGCTGGCCGAGGCGTACGCCCGGCACCGGGCGGCGTACCAACGGATCTTCGACCGGCTGGGGCTGGAATACACCGTGGTCACCGCGATGTCCGGGGCGATGGGCGGCTCCGCCTCGGAGGAGTTCCTCGCCGCCACGCCGGTCGGCGAGGACAGCTACGTCGCCTGCAACGCCTGCGACTACGCGGCGAACACCGAGGCGGTCACCACGCCCGCGCCGCCGGCCACCGACCCGGACGCACACCCGGCCGCCACCGTGCACGACACTCCGGACACCCCCACCATCGCCACGTTGGTCGAGCTGGCCAACGCCCGTCGCCTCGGCGGACGGGACGGCTGGACCGCGGCCGACACGCTGAAGAACGTCGTGCTCGCCGTACGCCGGCCGGGGGTGGAGGAGGCCGAGCTGCTGGTGATCGGGGTGCCCGGCGACCGGGAGGTGGACCTGAAGCGGGTCGGCGCGGCGCTGCACCCGGCGACGGTCACCGTCTTCGACGACTTCGCCGACCGGCCGGAGCTGGTCCGGGGCTACCTCGGCCCGCAGATCATGGCGAAGCTCGGCATCCGCTATCTGGTCGACCCCCGGGTGGTGCCCGGCACGGCCTGGCTGACCGGGGCCAACGAACCGGGCCGGCACGCGGTCGACGTCGTCTGTGGCCGGGACTTCATCCCGGACGGCACCATCGAGGCAGCCGAGGTCCGCGCCGGTGACCCCTGCCCGGCCTGCCCCGGCGGTGAGCTGACCATGCGTCGCGGCATCGAGATCGGGCACGTCTTCCAACTCGGCCGCCGCTTCACCGACGCCTTCACGGTGGACGTGCTCGGTCCGGCCGGCAAGCCGGTTCGGCCGCTGATGGGCTGCTACGGCATCGGCATCTCCCGG
The nucleotide sequence above comes from Micromonospora pallida. Encoded proteins:
- a CDS encoding AAA family ATPase — translated: MLIRFEAANFRSILAPVELSMVAIDKDRTEARPVPNINESLLPVAAVFGPNASGKSNVIAAMTWLRNAVWESLRFWDDAIPVEPFAFSEGRGHAAEFTLEAVIGGVRFEYVVEVDRDAVRYEALFHYPEKKRRRVFEREATNLTLQRGLGSLSGTRELLTDRSLVLSIARRFGEPLVSDFARYVLSIQTFGQRVNHRFLGAAAAGASTRRWFEEPKRMEQPVLPGFSDPHDEFVADRAQALALLRMADLGIDDVVIDEPETAFSGVEETGRSRRQRRIRLVHSTTTEKIPFDFSAESEGTRTWFHLIGPILSALKSGSLLLFDELDASLHPTLSAQVISLFGDPVTNPSGAQLVFTSHDTSLLNHLNRDEVWLTEKGADGSTRLGALAEFAGERVRRSQNLEKAYLHGRFGALPDVDRTEVLRALGLIG
- a CDS encoding RloB family protein, yielding MSTRRTRAKDLRRPVARRPERRTIVVFCEGEASEPDYLNALKRLPEVRDNTAISIEVDPRQGAPITLVQRAMARAEDDEVDECWCVFDVEWPQNHPRLAEAVQLATRHGIRLAISNPCFELWLILHFTDQTAFLTTTEAERRSRKLDGRPGKRIDGPRYAELRKVAARRAATLDRRHAANQTRFPADNPSSTMYELLMAIEPDLGSR
- a CDS encoding proline--tRNA ligase, with the protein product MMLRMSTLLLRTLREDPAEAEVPSHRLLLRAGYVRRAAPGGYTWLPLGKLVLDRVTEVVRAEMTAIGGQEVHFPALLPAEPYRVSGRWTEYGDDIFTLADRRGAEHLLGPTHEELAALLVKDLFTSYRDFPVTLFQVQTKFRDEARPRAGLLRGREFLMKDAYSFDLDEAGLAEAYARHRAAYQRIFDRLGLEYTVVTAMSGAMGGSASEEFLAATPVGEDSYVACNACDYAANTEAVTTPAPPATDPDAHPAATVHDTPDTPTIATLVELANARRLGGRDGWTAADTLKNVVLAVRRPGVEEAELLVIGVPGDREVDLKRVGAALHPATVTVFDDFADRPELVRGYLGPQIMAKLGIRYLVDPRVVPGTAWLTGANEPGRHAVDVVCGRDFIPDGTIEAAEVRAGDPCPACPGGELTMRRGIEIGHVFQLGRRFTDAFTVDVLGPAGKPVRPLMGCYGIGISRLVATIAEQHHDDRGLCWPAAVAPCDVHLVAAGKGPQLEAVLDLGGRLSAAGLRVLVDDRTHVSAGVKFTDAELVGIPRTVVVGRRLADGYVELRDRVRGDRTELPLVELTSALTGLSPVPSDLV